cgattgaggctataatcaacagtgtaaaatcccgtttttctcggatagcttccagatccttagtcctacatagcccatcttcgaacttagcctcgggtttttaattccacgtatttaaaaaaaagaattatccaaattggttaaaaattactcaagttatcgtgccctcaacgattttttgttacccacatttaacgtttttcatagcatttcatacattttcaatcacagtgaacctttttgttacccacatttttcggtattttctggtgtaagaccctgactttcagtcaagggaattacaAAAGGCTCACatgtctcaattttttttgtttcacaatCGCAATTTTTCCACTGAGAcctttctgtttgttttccCGAAAtgcctcagtaggaaaatttcgattggaaatcaaagaaaaatcaacagaaaggCCTCTCCTAATCAAAGTTTATATACTTTCACTAGCGAGCGGGGAAATTACACAATATTAATCAGTCATACGAATCAAGGGCCTAATTGTAAAAAGTCGCCCGAACGGAAGGGCCTTTTGACTTTTTcaccgaagggcttttttgagccagtccgggcctggcctttaagtgttttttgactgatcttTTCTCCTGCGAATCGCGTGTGTGGAAAATATAAGCtcgtcactaccgcaaaaatcagcgatggcactgcctccagtcggtcttttgagatacgaaacttaaaaatcaaaataatttgttaggaaatttaaagtttcgaaaatattgtttgtgtaaagtgacagaagaccgacttgccgacagcgtcaatcatcATAGACGGTCCTGTGAAGTAGTGCTCAAAACCACAATCTATGTCGAACACGATTCGAATGTCGAAAGTCGCATTTGAATTCATACCAAAATCGTgctgatatttttggatttgtgtttttattaattatttttaataataacaGCTGTTTCAAGTGATTAATTCGTGATTCTggtgcaaaaatgttttcttaattcgattGTACAAGTAAAATTCAGTTATACCTATGAACTGCACAAtatctgataaaaaaaaaagattttttctaGCATTTGTTCCCAGAGCAGTGCTGTTTTGAATTGCAATTTTTAGTGTAATAAAAGAgttttacagtgaacgacatctcaaatgtcttactgtcatttttttcagagaatgtcattgtgaatatgcaatgacacaataaaattctcagaaaaatttgacagcgagacatttgagatgtcgttcactgtaattaaaatgttttcccacaACTAGAATGATCTAACTATTTTGCATTGCCCTTAAGTACCAAAATGTTAAGATTCCGAGGTGAAAAGTTCTAGATTATTTTCATCCGAAAATAGATGTTTTTTACCGACGCCCGATAGATGGATCTTTTAAAGTGTGCGCCCCTCTTAACTCATCACAAACTAATCTTTTGCTGGAAGTCTCCATATTGATAAAATGTGGGAACCATCGTTCGATTCCTGTCCTAAATAATCATTGATCTAAAATCTCATTTAGTAATAGAATGGAATAGAGCAATCTTGTAATGGCTTGCTGTCTGTAAAAGGATGTGTCTGGAGATGTGAAATGCGATTTTATTTTGCATCTTCTAGTAGAAGATTCTTCTACTTGAGTTGATTTGgtcttattttttgtaaatattttcattaggGGTCTTCCCTTCATTTCTGTATATCGACTTGACTACTTGAGTATATCTCGTATAATCAAATAAGTTTAACAACTGCCATctggaagaaaatatatttatcagCATTAgtacaaaatttgaagaatgGACGCTGTAGCTAAAAGATCGACTGCcgtcagagagatgctaatatgacggctgggacgccgtttcgacgtcaaaacggcgtcccagccgttatcttagcatctctctgactGCCGTTTAAACATATATTACCTGGCAGTTCAAGTAATTTTATAAGAAAGAAACCTGATTTGTTTTAAACCTGGTTTTCATTAAACATGCTCAGCCATCAGACTTAACCTAACACTAACTTTTCGTGAAATCTACTACCGTACCACCTGCTCATATAGCCTTGGGATTTGTTGATGAAATGGTTTCAACTGTCTTTCAGACTCTTTCTTTTGCAATTGTCTTgtaaatattggaaaaaaatctatgctgaaaacaaacgagacattgaaaccgtcttttggtcctagttttcattgacaaatgcagcaatcgcaattttcgatagagaaatttctaactttatctgacagttgcgacaatttcgtcatgaaaacaaggaccaaaacatgttttgaatggctcgtttgttttcagcattacgaaattttgcaaaaaatgtccGAAATCTTTATAAAAATTGCCCGAAATGTCCAGATTCATCTTTACCCTAGACTCATATTTTTGAGATGGagatttaaaacattttcttcatggTTATTaatgcaattaaaaaattgtgtcgCCTCTTTACACgaataaaatttggattttttgtcctggtaatttttgaaaaaatccaACATTTCCCGTTGTAATGAGTCGTACATCAATTCACCTTTGAACATTGCAAAGTTTTTTCTCAATTCCTTATCGATGAGATGACCTAATTGGTCTTCATTTGGGAAATTCGTAACAATGTAAAATTTGCCAGTGAAGTCGTCAAAGCAACTCTCGAATGTGTCAGTGTTCATTGCCACATGTACGATGGAAATTTCTTCGATCACTTCCTCGACCTTATTGatcaatttgtcttttaactcatcgaaattcattttttctttaagaCATTTgtccaaaatcatttttgcacTGGGTCCAACCATTATTGCTTTGATTTCTTCTGCATCGTTTGAGCTTGAAATACCATCCATCACAGTTCTAAAATCCTTCTCATATTTGCGAAGAGTGTCTTTCTCATTATTTAGTTTCTCATATTCAGTTGAGTTCGAGTCATTGTATGTTTCCAGTTCCTTTTCAAGTCGCTCTTTTTTATTACGAACGTTAGAAAGTACACAATCAGCCTCATCTGTCACATTTTTTATCGCTGCAATTATCAGCTTTTTATCGTAGTTCGGTTGACCCTTCCCATTCGTTTTGTTTAACtccgattttttcttttccaattCATCACAGTCTGTATAAGCTTTCAATAGCGCGATAATTTTTCGGATTTCTCTCATAGTTTCACCTTTTCTTGGACTTGTACTCGTGGACtctatttttaatgttttaataCCTTTGTTTGCTGCATCTATTGCTTGTTTGCTGGGTAgatcttttagttttttaagCGTATCTTGGATTGCCATTAGATGGACAACATGTTTCGATTCGTACGCTCTGTTCAATAAGTTTAATTTGAACTGTTCTCTCAGTTCCACCTTAGCACGGTCGGTGAACTTGTACTTCGTGGCTTCTTCGAAATGCAGAATTTTGTCTTTGTTCAAATCGTCAGTTGATAAGAATAAATTCTTCGTTTCTTCACCCTCGTCGAACCCGATGTTAGTGATGATTAAGAAGTCTTGTAGCTCTCCTTTGAAGAATTCATTGCTGTTGATCTTACAGAAGGACAAAAAGTATTTCTGCAGACTGAAGTCATTGTCATTGGACGAGGTTAGAGCAGCGAacgtgattttatttttgacggcatcatttttgtgttttacttgCATGAAACGCCAGGACCAATCGCCATTGGCTGTGGGTTGGAATTTGAAGACAACATCATCGAATTTGTCTGCCATATCCATTTCCGTTGCCAGGTAGAAGGTCtcatatttttctatttttgcaCGCATTACAACTAGcatcaagattttcaattggtAGATCGTGCCATGCAAGGTACGCTTCAATCCCGAAGTGAGAACTCTGTAGGGTTCTGTTTCGTCGTTGCATTCTTTGACCTGGTCATTTGCAGCACGCTCTGCAACTTCTTCAGTCTGCACCATCATATATGGTTGATATACTGTTGGCCTGCGTTTAATAACGTGTTAGGTAATGATCGGTTTTTTGCGTTCACAGCAATACTTTTCAACTATTCACTTCTCAGGATAGGTTTTTCCAATTTAGATATACTCAAATTTCACTCGATGTTCAATAAACTTTGCCAACGCGTTGCAGTTATATTTCAAACCCAAGAGGAGTCGAGTAAAAACTAAACTAATTTTTGTGATTAATTGTCAACGATAAGTGAGGCACCATGGTGTGGCGAATTGTTTATTTGTGATAGAGATAAGATTAGTCGATTCGtttaattatcaagatatcaaGATATGATACAAGTACTACACATAATTTGTCATTGTTTAATTTAACACACTGGGATAACTATACAATGCCAAgctataaaacaaaaaatatggcCATAAAAAgcgggaaaaaaataatttaaatagatGAGACTTGCGCTCCGCTTCTTTTCAAGTACGACAAACAAAGTATCTCAATGGCGTTCGATTCTAATCGATTCCGTGTGCCGGTTCATATCAGAGGTGCACAGCCAGGTATACCTCTATtaatttcttcatattttattgACTTTTCGATTACTATTATTAGCGCAGAAATGCAAACGTTGCGATAGTAGACCGCTTTTACCTGGCCTTAgcttgtttcatttaaatctGATAGGACAGTAAATTGGGTATATCCGTTTCAGGTCAAAACAGGTTTCAGGTAACTCAGGTCAGGTTCTTTAATTTGTGTTAGGTGAAGTCCGTTTTCACAATGCAATATGCGTAACCTTCTTActaaaaaatcttgaatttgTCAGCAACGTGTGGCAACAtgtaaaaaaccaaaatcaaaacccactctaaaccaaagtatataaacactgaaggtaatgcagaccctcagcggatcagagaaattacggatccaaactttcaggtgaattcattttcgtatgttgtctaacttagacttgtgcaacatgacggccctaaatccatccaattcaccactaaatacaacttgaccCAAACAAATTGTgtatgtgtgcaacataaccccgctaaatcgttccaaattcaccactagatgcaacttgacgcaaacgaattcaataagTGTGCAACATGATggagctaaaattcacctgaaagtttggatcttTGTGTAACtgcggatttgcattaccttcagtgtttatatactttgctcGAAACCGGTGGCGATGCGATCCACTTGTCAATGGATACATACATGAACAAATTCCATAATCTGTTTTTGGTTGATATTTTTGTCACATTGGTACCAATGTTCCGACGTTGTAATGGTAAAGAGATATTCAATATTTGTAAAGGGAAAATTCTCAAGAATATAATTTCCCATTCGAAACCATTTTtgaatcatcaaaaatttccatGAAATTCAGCGCTTTGCTACGTATCGATTGGTCAAGAAAAACGTCAACGCActgcaagcatgagtgatcatAGTGACACCTGCCAAATAGAATTctattttgcatgaaaattttggtcccaatttttttaaagtgacAACATTTGTTTGATGCACTCTTCACTTTCAGTACATTCTTCAGAGTATCAAtcttgcttgaagtgcgtacCGTACATATTTTGGCACCAAATGATGGTTGTgtctgttttttcttcttcaaaggATACTCGAATTCCCTGGTTTCGAAAGTGTATATTTCTATTGTAGCTTTAAGCTTTGAGAACTTCTCCGTTATATGCATTGATTGCGAGCTTAGCAAATGAGGTTTCGGGACGGGACACAAAATATCAAGGGGAGTGGAATGACGAAACACTGGTCTCAGAAACTAGACGGCAAGATACATACAGTGCATACACGTATGACTGTAGTAAACCAGTGGTTGCGAATTAACAAACTTAAGCTCAATGCATGCAAGACAAAGGTTATGGTGATTAGACATCCCTCCATGGTGGCAGCAGTAAACAGGATAACAGTCGATGGAGAGGAACTGGAAGTAGTGAACAATATCAAGTACCTGGGAGTCCTAATTGATTACAAATTagatttcaaacaaaacgtGGACTACGTATGTAAAaaagtggcgaaaaaagttggggTTTTGTCAAGATTGGCGACAGATTTAACGATGGAAGCACGAATCAGCGTTTACAAATCCATTATTGCGCCACACTTCGACTACTGCGCTTCATTACTGTTTTTGAGCAATCAATCAGCATTCGACAGACTCCAAATACTTCAAAATCGAGTGATGAGATCCGTGCTGAAGTGTAGGAAGATCACACCCATATCATTCATGTTGGAAGCGTTGGACTGGATGAGCGTAATACAACGAGTGTATGCAACGACGTTGACGTTTGTGCGCAAGCTGCGAAGGGGACTGATGCCAAAGTACCTCGGCGAAATGGTTACATTCAACAGTGACATACATCGATACGAAACGAGATCGAGAGAAGATTTCTATGTGACAGCTAAGAAAAGTGTTAAAGAAAGGAATTCGTTGTTTCATAGGGGActtgttttgtttgattcaCTTCCGAGAGACTTAAAAGATGAGGACAATGAAACGGTGttcaaaagtaattttaagAGATTTGTGAGtacagtttttgtttaaaattgaatttgttggtaaaagaagagaaaagaaGATGATGATTAAGATGTAgacgataaattttaaattttgcgatAATCTATGTGATGATGTAAAAATAGCGTTtctaaataaatgttcaatcaatcaatcaatgtAGTAAACTCGTAgtttagaatgtgttttgattgtatattatacaagtagagtgtgtttgttgatcagctggtgaagttcagctgttgctgattcggCACAAGCTCTTGGCTTTAGTGCGTGTAAGATAAATTCATAAATGAAAAGGCTAAATTATAGAGAATTGCATTACCTCAAGGcgtataaaacatttttgaaaccaTGAACACTTTGTCATGGCTTGAACTAATTCTGATCCAATTCGATGAAATGCTAACTCTTTGTTATGAAAACTATTGtaaattgttaatttaatgaaactcGACCAGTCTTCATCAACCAATACTATTCAACTCTCGTTTCGATTGTCCATACCCTGCCAAGAAATagttcgaaattttcaattcaactgGAAAGATAGCTGTTCATACAACATGTTTCAGAAAAATCATcgtaaaatttctatttctataAATTTATCTCTATTCCTCTTTTTGAAGCGAA
The DNA window shown above is from Bradysia coprophila strain Holo2 chromosome IV unlocalized genomic scaffold, BU_Bcop_v1 contig_84, whole genome shotgun sequence and carries:
- the LOC119072675 gene encoding uncharacterized protein LOC119072675 — encoded protein: MMVQTEEVAERAANDQVKECNDETEPYRVLTSGLKRTLHGTIYQLKILMLVVMRAKIEKYETFYLATEMDMADKFDDVVFKFQPTANGDWSWRFMQVKHKNDAVKNKITFAALTSSNDNDFSLQKYFLSFCKINSNEFFKGELQDFLIITNIGFDEGEETKNLFLSTDDLNKDKILHFEEATKYKFTDRAKVELREQFKLNLLNRAYESKHVVHLMAIQDTLKKLKDLPSKQAIDAANKGIKTLKIESTSTSPRKGETMREIRKIIALLKAYTDCDELEKKKSELNKTNGKGQPNYDKKLIIAAIKNVTDEADCVLSNVRNKKERLEKELETYNDSNSTEYEKLNNEKDTLRKYEKDFRTVMDGISSSNDAEEIKAIMVGPSAKMILDKCLKEKMNFDELKDKLINKVEEVIEEISIVHVAMNTDTFESCFDDFTGKFYIVTNFPNEDQLGHLIDKELRKNFAMFKGELMYDSLQREMLDFFKNYQDKKSKFYSCKEATQFFNCINNHEENVLNLHLKNMSLG